Within Desulfocurvus vexinensis DSM 17965, the genomic segment TTACCCGGAGCGGCATGCCCCGTCAACTCCTTTTTCGCCTTGCCCGCATTTTTCTTCGTGGGCGGCCCGGTTGCCCGGGCGGCGGTCCGGGGCGGCTGCCCCGGCCCCGCGCGCTGCCCCCAGGGGGCGCCTCTCGTGCGGGAGGCAGCTTCTAGCCCGCATCCCCCCGCCGCGTCAACCACAAACTGCGCCCGGGGCAAACTTTCAAAAATATCCTGCTATTCCATGGCTCTGCAAGGGTGCCCCACTGGCGCTACCCGCGCGGCGCAGCCAGGGACCGGGTGATGAAGGCCAGCACGTCGTCGTAGAGCGAGGGCGCGCTGTAGGGCGTCAGCAGCCGGGTGCGCACCGCGCCGACCAGGTTGCACTGCACGGCCCCGGCGGTCTCGCGCGGGGGCAGGGGCAGGATGGAGCCGTCCTCCACGCCCCGGCGCACGCAGGCCTCCAGGATGGCGGGCACGGCCTCGAACTTCTGCATCATCACCTCGCGGTCCTCGCGGGTGTTCACGTCGCTGTAGGGCGAGCAGCGCACCAGCACCAGGAAGTGCTCGCCGGGGTCCAGGGAGAACTCCAGGTAGGCCCCGCAGAAGCGCTGCACGGCCTCCAGCCCGTCGCCCGCCCCGGCCACGGCCTCGCGCAGGCGGCCCAGCATCCGCTCCAAAACATCCAGCCCGGCAGTCAGGAACAGCTTTTCCTTGTTGCCGTAGTGATGCGTGAGCAGGCCCAGGGCGACCCCGGCACGCTCGGAAATCAGCTTGAACGTGGTCCCGTTGTAGCCGTGCTGGCCGAACAGCTCCTTGGCCGCCAGCAGCAAAGCGTCCTTCTTGCTC encodes:
- a CDS encoding TetR/AcrR family transcriptional regulator, which encodes MSKKDALLLAAKELFGQHGYNGTTFKLISERAGVALGLLTHHYGNKEKLFLTAGLDVLERMLGRLREAVAGAGDGLEAVQRFCGAYLEFSLDPGEHFLVLVRCSPYSDVNTREDREVMMQKFEAVPAILEACVRRGVEDGSILPLPPRETAGAVQCNLVGAVRTRLLTPYSAPSLYDDVLAFITRSLAAPRG